The nucleotide window GCTACCGGCGCGGTTTGCTCACCAACGCCGCGAACCCGAAGGTGGCGCTGTTCTTCCTCGCGTTCCTCCCCGGCTTCGCCGGGGGTCCGGACGCGACGGGCGCGATGCTCGTGCTCGGCGTCGTGTACGCCGTCCTCGGCGCCCTCTACCTCGGGGCGGTCGGCGCGCTGGCGGGCCGGGCGGGGCGACTTCTCGACGACCCACGGAAGCGACGCGGCGTTCGCGTGGTGTCGGCCAGCGTGCTGGTGGTGCTGGCCGGGGTACTCGTCGCGAGCGTGGTGTGAGCCGGGCATCGGGACGCGCCGGCCGACCGTCGGAAACGGGGCGAGTGGTGGCTGTCGAGGCTATAAGGGACAGTGCGTGGTATCGAATGGCATGGATATCACCGACGTCGAGACGGTGCAGGTGCAGGTCGACCTCGACGAGCCCCTGGGGGTGTCGCGCGGTCGCGAGACGGACATCCGGAGCGCGGCGTTCGTAGTCGTCGAGACGGACGCGGGGATCACGGGGATCGGCGAGGGGGTCGGCCCCGAACCGTACATCGTCGAGCGCATCGTCGAGGGGAAGTACGCCCCCCGGCTGATCGGGGAGGACCCCCTCGACGTCGAGCGCCTGTGGGGTGCGATGCTGACCGACGACCTCTACTGGGACCGGAAGGGGCAGGGCGTCGCCGCGGCCAGCGGCGTCGACATCGCGCTCTGGGACATCGCCGGGAAGTACCACGAGGAGCCGGTCTACCGGTTGCTCGGTGGCGATGCCGACGGAAGTGGTCGGCTCGAAGCGTACGCGAGCGATCTGTTCTGGGACGACCCGGACGTGATGGCCGACCGCGCTGCGGGGTACGTCGACCGGGGTTTCTCGGCGGTCAAGACCCACCTCGGGCGGGGGGTCGACGCCGACGAGGAACGCGTCGCGGCCATTCGCGACGCCATCGGCGACGCGGCGCTGATGGTCGACATGAACTGCGGGTACGACCGGGCGGACGCGCTGCGCGTCGGTCGGATGCTCGAGGAGTACGACGTATACTGGTACGAGGAGCCGCTCTCCCCGTACGACGTGGACGGGCTGGCGACGCTCCGGGGGAAACTCGACGTGCCGATCGCGACCGGCGAGAACGAGTACACGAAGTGGGGGTTCCGCGAACTGTTCGAGGCGGACGCGGTCGACTACGCGATGCCCGACACGATGCGGTGCGGGGGAATCACGGAGGAGAAGAAGGTCTGCACGCTCGCGGAGGCCTTCGACGTCGTCTGCTCGCCGCACTGTTTCACGACGGGGGTCGGCCTCGCGGCGACGATGCACGTGATGGCCGCCTCGCCAGCGACCAAGTGGCTGGAGTTCGACACGACCGACTTTCCACTGTTCGACGCGCTGTTCACCTCGTCGCTGGCGGTCGAGGACGGCCTGGTCTCGCTCCCCGAGGACCCAGGACTCGGCGTCGAACTCGACGGAAGCGTCGTCGACGAGTACCGCGTCGAGTGACCCACGCCCCCGCTCAGATCAGGAAGAACGCCACCG belongs to Halorarum halophilum and includes:
- a CDS encoding mandelate racemase/muconate lactonizing enzyme family protein, whose amino-acid sequence is MDITDVETVQVQVDLDEPLGVSRGRETDIRSAAFVVVETDAGITGIGEGVGPEPYIVERIVEGKYAPRLIGEDPLDVERLWGAMLTDDLYWDRKGQGVAAASGVDIALWDIAGKYHEEPVYRLLGGDADGSGRLEAYASDLFWDDPDVMADRAAGYVDRGFSAVKTHLGRGVDADEERVAAIRDAIGDAALMVDMNCGYDRADALRVGRMLEEYDVYWYEEPLSPYDVDGLATLRGKLDVPIATGENEYTKWGFRELFEADAVDYAMPDTMRCGGITEEKKVCTLAEAFDVVCSPHCFTTGVGLAATMHVMAASPATKWLEFDTTDFPLFDALFTSSLAVEDGLVSLPEDPGLGVELDGSVVDEYRVE